A window of Bacteroidota bacterium contains these coding sequences:
- a CDS encoding esterase: MTFQKFVISFLILCFMSLTLSAQESAATNLFYLERAPKVKTENPPLLILLHGIGSNEADLFSFADKLPDNFLIVSVRAPYTLGQGSYAWYQMEFNGGTPTINVEQEMKSRTLLLKFLDELKLKLKFDSQKIYLCGFSQGAIMSYSLGLTHPERIHAIALMSGRILDEIKPQIATKEKLKSLKIFISHGTEDPTLNIAYARSAMKYLTELGIHPSYKEYPERHTISAQMLADLIAWLKQN; encoded by the coding sequence ATGACCTTTCAAAAATTCGTAATTTCATTTTTAATTTTGTGCTTCATGAGCTTAACACTTTCGGCACAAGAATCGGCTGCCACCAATTTATTTTATTTAGAGCGGGCACCGAAAGTCAAAACTGAAAATCCACCCCTCTTAATTTTACTACATGGTATTGGTAGCAATGAAGCGGATTTATTTTCCTTTGCAGATAAATTGCCCGATAATTTTCTGATTGTTTCTGTACGCGCACCTTACACCTTGGGACAAGGAAGTTACGCATGGTATCAAATGGAGTTTAATGGTGGAACGCCTACAATTAATGTGGAACAGGAAATGAAAAGCAGAACGCTTTTGTTAAAATTTTTAGATGAATTAAAACTCAAATTAAAATTCGATTCCCAAAAAATTTACCTCTGCGGATTTAGTCAAGGTGCGATCATGTCCTATAGCTTAGGGCTCACTCATCCCGAGCGTATTCATGCCATTGCTTTAATGAGTGGCAGAATACTCGATGAAATAAAACCCCAAATCGCGACAAAAGAAAAATTAAAATCCTTAAAAATTTTTATTTCTCACGGCACTGAAGACCCTACTTTGAATATTGCTTATGCCAGAAGTGCAATGAAATATCTAACTGAATTAGGCATACATCCAAGCTATAAGGAATATCCCGAAAGGCATACTATATCCGCCCAAATGCTTGCTGATTTAATTGCCTGGTTAAAGCAAAATTAG
- a CDS encoding pseudouridine-5'-phosphate glycosidase — protein MKYKEYLNIQPEVAQALAVNKPVVALESTIIAHGMPYPRNVQTAIEVENIVRENGAIPATIALLDGKLCVGLNAEQLEFLGTAKDVWKVSLRDMPFVVSKKIPGATTVAATMRIASMAGIKIFVTGGIGGVHREAENTMDISADLTEMANTSVAVVSAGVKSILDIGLTLEYLETLGVPVVTFGQDTFPSFYSRESAYTSPLRLDSATEIAALLRTKWELGLNGSVMIANPIPKTNEVPYEKIEKYISEALTEAKKNNITGKKVTPFLLSYIAKQTKGESLDANIALVKNNARLGAQIACAL, from the coding sequence ATGAAGTATAAAGAATACTTAAATATACAACCTGAGGTAGCGCAGGCACTTGCTGTCAATAAACCGGTGGTTGCATTAGAGAGTACCATCATTGCACATGGAATGCCTTATCCCCGCAATGTACAAACAGCTATTGAAGTCGAAAATATTGTGCGTGAAAATGGCGCTATCCCGGCTACTATTGCACTGCTTGATGGAAAACTGTGTGTGGGTTTAAATGCTGAGCAGCTCGAATTTTTAGGAACAGCAAAGGACGTGTGGAAAGTGAGTTTGCGCGATATGCCTTTTGTGGTGTCAAAAAAAATTCCTGGTGCAACTACTGTAGCCGCAACAATGCGAATAGCAAGCATGGCCGGAATTAAGATTTTTGTTACCGGTGGAATTGGCGGCGTGCATCGCGAAGCGGAGAACACTATGGATATTTCGGCTGATTTGACAGAAATGGCGAATACCTCAGTAGCGGTAGTTTCAGCAGGAGTGAAGTCGATTTTAGATATTGGATTGACCCTGGAGTATCTGGAAACATTGGGTGTGCCGGTGGTAACATTTGGGCAAGATACCTTTCCAAGTTTTTATTCACGTGAAAGCGCATATACTTCGCCACTTCGATTAGACAGTGCAACTGAAATTGCAGCTTTGCTCCGCACAAAATGGGAATTGGGATTGAATGGGTCGGTTATGATTGCCAATCCTATTCCCAAAACAAATGAAGTGCCTTATGAAAAAATTGAGAAATATATTTCGGAGGCTTTAACTGAGGCGAAGAAAAATAATATCACCGGTAAAAAAGTAACTCCTTTCTTGCTTAGTTACATAGCCAAACAAACGAAAGGAGAGAGTTTGGATGCTAATATTGCTTTAGTTAAAAACAATGCACGTTTGGGAGCGCAGATTGCATGTGCACTTTAG
- a CDS encoding DUF1801 domain-containing protein, producing the protein MPEKKSKLAVIKTKPTQSSVEDFINKISDVQKRKDCFVLLDMMQKASGEAPVLWSSALIGFGNKRYKSPATRREVDWLKIGFSPRKANLSLYLNTSLKQHESAFSKLGKHKTGVGCLYINKLEEIDLKVLKQIIVASLNPN; encoded by the coding sequence ATGCCAGAAAAAAAATCAAAGCTCGCAGTCATAAAAACAAAACCCACTCAATCCAGTGTGGAAGATTTTATTAATAAAATATCGGATGTGCAAAAACGAAAGGATTGTTTTGTGCTGCTCGATATGATGCAAAAAGCAAGTGGCGAAGCTCCGGTATTGTGGAGCAGTGCATTGATAGGCTTTGGAAATAAACGCTACAAAAGCCCCGCTACCAGGAGAGAAGTTGACTGGCTTAAAATTGGATTTTCACCTCGAAAAGCAAATCTTTCCCTCTATCTCAACACCAGCCTCAAACAGCATGAAAGTGCCTTTAGTAAGTTGGGGAAGCATAAAACGGGTGTAGGCTGCCTCTATATTAATAAACTGGAAGAAATTGATTTAAAGGTTTTGAAACAAATTATTGTTGCATCCTTAAATCCAAATTAA
- a CDS encoding T9SS type A sorting domain-containing protein, translated as MKKLLPLLCLALLLPLFSFAQFISYSAQFQPTGIANSGLVVGYDAQAGPYKIWNPDSNTVVSINGLAPGMGIGSQAHFSDSGAFISGTSYGIKGAEMSRYNVASNQWTPIGSLGFTVDSTVSGGFGISGNGNTVVGLTWADTAGGAAYAHAAAWDQTEGFIDLGSLHDSIKRSTRANAASFDGSVIVGWQDYNGPWKSAVWRKNPLGGYYQNEYLLIDTSLSNMDEFNQLGECSVVSADGNWIGGYGDYANGGQPWMWSQATGVINLGTLPNGSTGYVSGINDDGSLVVGWFDGMFFGDPQIPFIWTAASGLQDLNVYISSTLGLNIAPNWVNAATGLSSNGNYIIGYGLDTSNFSSFIYRLATPLTLNVKNITTEEKVSIYPNPFQAATNIQFTKPEWHEVKVLNLLGEVMKVIESSSANLVLEKEELKSGVYFLQITNAAQAVVVKKIIVH; from the coding sequence ATGAAAAAATTACTACCCTTACTTTGCCTTGCTTTGCTTTTACCTCTCTTTAGCTTTGCTCAATTTATTTCTTACTCGGCTCAATTCCAGCCTACCGGTATTGCTAACAGCGGTTTGGTTGTTGGATACGACGCGCAAGCAGGACCTTATAAGATATGGAATCCCGATAGTAATACTGTTGTTTCAATAAACGGTTTAGCTCCCGGTATGGGAATTGGGAGTCAAGCACATTTTTCAGATAGCGGCGCATTTATTTCCGGAACAAGTTATGGCATAAAAGGGGCAGAAATGTCGCGTTACAACGTCGCTTCAAATCAATGGACTCCCATTGGAAGTCTAGGATTTACGGTGGATAGCACGGTGAGCGGTGGCTTTGGAATTTCAGGCAATGGGAATACGGTTGTTGGATTAACTTGGGCAGATACAGCCGGTGGTGCAGCATACGCGCATGCTGCAGCTTGGGATCAAACAGAAGGATTTATTGATTTAGGTAGCCTTCACGATAGCATTAAAAGAAGCACGCGCGCAAATGCAGCTAGTTTTGATGGCAGTGTAATTGTGGGTTGGCAGGACTATAATGGACCTTGGAAATCAGCCGTATGGCGAAAAAATCCATTAGGCGGATATTATCAAAATGAATACTTATTAATTGATACCAGCCTAAGCAACATGGATGAATTTAATCAGTTAGGCGAATGCAGCGTGGTTTCGGCTGATGGAAACTGGATTGGCGGATATGGCGATTATGCCAACGGTGGTCAACCCTGGATGTGGAGCCAAGCAACAGGTGTTATTAATTTAGGTACCCTCCCAAATGGGTCAACAGGATATGTGTCCGGAATAAACGATGATGGAAGTTTAGTGGTAGGTTGGTTTGATGGAATGTTTTTTGGAGATCCGCAAATCCCTTTTATTTGGACAGCAGCTAGCGGCTTGCAAGATTTAAACGTGTACATCAGTAGCACGCTCGGTTTGAATATTGCACCAAATTGGGTGAATGCAGCTACCGGACTATCTTCCAACGGAAATTACATCATAGGTTACGGACTGGATACCAGCAATTTTAGTTCATTCATTTATAGATTAGCCACACCTCTCACCTTAAATGTTAAAAATATTACTACCGAAGAAAAGGTTTCAATTTATCCTAACCCATTTCAAGCAGCTACTAACATTCAATTTACGAAACCAGAATGGCACGAAGTAAAAGTATTGAATCTACTGGGTGAGGTGATGAAAGTAATAGAAAGTAGCAGTGCTAATCTAGTTCTTGAAAAGGAAGAATTAAAGTCTGGCGTATATTTTCTTCAGATTACTAACGCGGCTCAAGCGGTTGTAGTCAAAAAAATTATTGTGCATTAA
- a CDS encoding DEAD/DEAH box helicase, giving the protein MGYKQATPIQQQAIPLILQHKDLIACAQTGTGKTGAFLIPVLNKLTEIEKHFIRCLVLVPTRELAKQIDEQLEGFSYFLPVTSIAVYGGGQGDVWDNQKNAMVNGVDVVIATPGRLISHMAMGYVDLTKVEMLVLDEADKMLDMGFFDDIMKIIHTVPKGRQTLMFSATMPPKIRELANQILRNPEQIALSISKPAEKIEQITYLVGDKQKIALLEFLFKEKEIESMIIFTSRKSNVSDIVRSLNKLGFKAGGINSDRTQQERESILQDFKSRRISILVATDILSRGIDIENLSHVVNYDVPQDAEDYVHRVGRTARASSNGVAITFINEREQYLIPRIEKLIEKELVKRQLPESIGISPAYNPEQSAKPVFKGKRKFFKKKV; this is encoded by the coding sequence ATGGGATACAAACAGGCTACACCCATTCAACAACAAGCCATTCCATTAATTTTACAACACAAAGATTTAATAGCATGCGCACAAACCGGAACCGGTAAAACTGGCGCATTTTTAATACCCGTGTTAAATAAGCTAACTGAAATTGAAAAACATTTCATTCGCTGTTTAGTATTGGTTCCTACCCGTGAACTTGCAAAGCAAATTGACGAACAGTTGGAAGGATTTTCTTATTTTCTTCCGGTGACCTCTATTGCTGTGTATGGCGGTGGACAAGGTGATGTATGGGACAATCAAAAAAATGCAATGGTGAATGGAGTGGATGTAGTTATTGCAACACCCGGTCGTTTAATTTCGCACATGGCTATGGGCTATGTGGATTTAACTAAAGTAGAAATGTTGGTGCTTGATGAAGCCGACAAAATGCTGGACATGGGCTTCTTTGACGACATTATGAAAATAATTCATACCGTTCCAAAAGGTAGACAAACCTTGATGTTTTCTGCAACGATGCCACCCAAAATTAGAGAGCTCGCCAATCAAATTCTCAGAAACCCTGAGCAAATTGCATTGTCGATTTCCAAGCCAGCTGAAAAGATTGAGCAAATCACATATTTGGTTGGGGATAAACAGAAAATTGCCTTGTTGGAATTTCTCTTTAAGGAAAAGGAAATTGAGAGCATGATAATTTTTACTTCTCGAAAAAGCAATGTGAGTGATATTGTGCGTTCTCTAAATAAATTGGGCTTTAAAGCAGGCGGAATAAATTCTGATCGCACGCAACAAGAGCGTGAAAGTATCTTACAAGATTTTAAAAGCCGCAGAATTAGTATTTTAGTTGCAACGGATATTTTATCGCGCGGCATCGATATCGAAAACCTAAGTCATGTGGTGAATTACGATGTTCCGCAAGATGCCGAAGATTATGTGCATCGTGTTGGCCGTACCGCCAGAGCTTCCTCAAATGGGGTGGCCATCACGTTTATAAACGAAAGGGAACAATACCTCATTCCGCGCATCGAAAAATTAATTGAAAAGGAATTGGTTAAGCGTCAGTTACCCGAATCCATCGGCATAAGCCCGGCCTATAATCCTGAACAAAGCGCCAAGCCTGTTTTTAAAGGCAAACGTAAATTTTTTAAGAAAAAGGTTTAA
- the ygiD gene encoding 4,5-DOPA dioxygenase extradiol, whose translation MNRKQFLLSLTALPILSNAMKLTNLEKIAAPLSNTDKMPVLFLGHGSPMNAIEENEFVAGFRNVGKSIPKPNAILCVSAHWETKGTFVTAMKNPPTIHDFGGFPKALFDVQYPAPGSPQLAAETKALVKKTEIGLDEKWGLDHGAWSVITHLYPNADIPVIQLSLDYNQTPQYHYDLAKELSALRKKGVLIIGSGNMVHNLGMVAWDKLNTDAYGYDWALEASDKMKKFILSSDHKSLINFRNQGRSFDLSIPTPEHYLPLLYTLALKDEKDEISLFNDKAIAGSLTMTSVKIA comes from the coding sequence ATGAACCGAAAGCAATTTCTACTTTCACTTACAGCACTGCCCATTTTATCAAATGCAATGAAACTAACTAATTTAGAAAAAATCGCTGCACCTTTAAGTAATACCGATAAAATGCCGGTGTTGTTTCTTGGACATGGAAGTCCAATGAACGCTATTGAAGAAAATGAATTTGTTGCCGGCTTCAGAAACGTCGGCAAATCAATTCCAAAACCCAATGCCATTTTATGTGTATCGGCACATTGGGAAACCAAAGGAACCTTTGTTACCGCCATGAAAAACCCTCCTACCATTCATGATTTTGGCGGCTTTCCCAAAGCTTTATTCGATGTGCAATATCCTGCTCCCGGCAGTCCACAACTCGCCGCCGAAACAAAAGCACTGGTGAAAAAAACAGAAATCGGATTGGACGAAAAATGGGGATTAGACCATGGCGCTTGGAGTGTAATCACGCATTTATATCCCAATGCGGATATTCCGGTTATTCAATTAAGCCTTGATTATAATCAAACACCGCAATACCACTACGATTTAGCGAAAGAGCTTTCTGCTTTACGCAAAAAAGGTGTGTTAATTATTGGAAGTGGTAACATGGTGCACAACCTCGGCATGGTAGCCTGGGATAAATTAAATACCGATGCTTATGGCTATGATTGGGCGCTTGAAGCAAGCGATAAAATGAAAAAATTTATTCTCAGCAGCGATCACAAATCACTTATCAATTTCCGAAATCAAGGCAGGTCTTTTGATTTGTCAATCCCTACTCCTGAACATTATCTCCCTTTGCTGTACACCTTGGCATTAAAGGATGAGAAGGATGAAATTTCATTATTCAACGATAAAGCCATTGCCGGCTCACTCACTATGACATCTGTAAAAATAGCCTAA
- a CDS encoding VOC family protein encodes MKQQIFQISLVVNDYDEAIAFYTQKLGFNLLEDSVLSETKRWVRVAPKGSNDCCLLLAKAVNEEQKRSIGNQTGGRVFLFLNTDNFQRDFDILVNNGVQIVRQPVKETWGTVAVFADLYGNLWDLIEPV; translated from the coding sequence ATGAAACAACAAATTTTTCAAATAAGCCTAGTCGTAAATGACTATGATGAGGCAATTGCATTTTACACACAAAAATTAGGATTCAATTTATTGGAAGATAGCGTTCTTTCCGAAACAAAACGGTGGGTGCGAGTTGCCCCAAAAGGCTCGAATGATTGCTGTTTACTTTTAGCCAAGGCAGTTAATGAGGAACAAAAAAGAAGTATAGGAAATCAAACCGGTGGCCGCGTATTTTTATTTTTAAACACCGATAATTTTCAGCGGGATTTTGATATTCTTGTCAATAATGGAGTCCAAATTGTGCGCCAACCGGTTAAGGAAACGTGGGGAACAGTGGCCGTCTTTGCCGACCTCTACGGAAATCTTTGGGACCTTATTGAACCTGTTTAA
- a CDS encoding phosphoenolpyruvate kinase, protein MKFSIPEKERDSILNELKTANIAFQNIYPGDLPDRQPVHTVYGGANLFKSDSTVKMGKGALKSFVTNAPNFAILAKVLELKGYQSLPDTESQVKELEQRLEKLSDEARKADLAWLPYTVYKKIIAKLEQEAVEDFRIDFEDGFGNRPDDEEDATAVTAATELAKGMKDKTIPPFIGIRIKPFTEDLKARGVRTLDIFVSTLLEKSGGKLPANFVVMLPKVTIPEQIEAIVKLFELIEKANQLPSGSLKMEMMVEATQAVMDADGKNPLLKLIRAGKGRCIAAHFGTYDYTASCNITAKYQTMDHEVCDFAHHMTRVALGGTGIMLSDGATNVMPVGPHRGDNLTLEQEIENRRVVHNAWKLGYGHTMHSLINGFYQGWDLNPAQFPMRYAATYTFFLESYEDAAVRLRNFVEKAAQATLSGDVFDDAATGQGLLNYFLRALNCGAITEKEVLETGLTLDEIRSRSFYKILVGRRTKK, encoded by the coding sequence ATGAAATTTTCCATCCCTGAAAAAGAAAGAGATTCCATTCTCAATGAATTAAAAACCGCAAACATTGCGTTTCAAAATATTTACCCCGGTGATTTGCCTGATCGGCAACCGGTGCACACGGTTTATGGAGGAGCCAATTTGTTTAAAAGCGATAGCACTGTAAAAATGGGCAAGGGTGCACTTAAAAGTTTTGTAACCAATGCTCCAAATTTTGCCATCCTCGCCAAAGTATTGGAATTAAAGGGATACCAAAGTTTGCCTGATACGGAATCACAAGTTAAAGAGTTGGAACAACGGTTAGAAAAACTGAGCGATGAAGCACGTAAAGCAGATTTGGCTTGGCTTCCCTACACAGTTTACAAAAAAATTATTGCTAAACTGGAGCAGGAAGCAGTAGAAGATTTTAGGATCGATTTTGAAGATGGTTTTGGAAACCGCCCGGATGACGAAGAAGATGCAACTGCAGTGACTGCCGCAACCGAACTGGCCAAGGGAATGAAAGATAAAACAATTCCTCCTTTTATCGGAATTCGAATTAAACCCTTCACTGAAGATTTGAAAGCAAGAGGCGTTCGCACCCTTGATATTTTTGTTAGTACTTTATTAGAAAAAAGTGGCGGAAAACTACCTGCTAATTTTGTAGTAATGCTGCCTAAAGTCACCATTCCAGAGCAAATTGAAGCCATTGTAAAACTCTTTGAACTAATCGAAAAAGCAAATCAATTGCCAAGCGGTTCCTTGAAAATGGAAATGATGGTGGAAGCCACTCAAGCGGTGATGGACGCAGACGGAAAAAATCCATTGCTAAAATTAATTCGTGCCGGAAAAGGCCGTTGTATCGCAGCCCATTTTGGAACTTATGATTATACCGCATCTTGCAACATCACTGCAAAATACCAAACCATGGATCATGAAGTGTGTGATTTTGCGCATCACATGACTCGCGTTGCATTGGGCGGAACAGGTATCATGCTGAGCGATGGTGCTACCAATGTAATGCCTGTTGGTCCGCACAGAGGTGATAACCTTACACTGGAACAAGAAATAGAAAACCGCAGAGTGGTGCACAATGCCTGGAAATTAGGATATGGACATACTATGCATTCCTTGATTAATGGATTTTATCAGGGTTGGGATTTAAATCCGGCACAATTTCCAATGCGTTATGCTGCAACCTATACATTCTTTTTAGAAAGCTATGAAGATGCTGCTGTGCGCTTGCGAAATTTTGTTGAAAAAGCTGCACAGGCTACCCTTTCGGGAGATGTGTTTGACGATGCGGCAACCGGACAAGGTTTACTTAATTATTTTTTACGTGCTTTAAACTGCGGCGCCATCACCGAAAAGGAAGTACTGGAAACTGGACTTACACTTGATGAAATCCGAAGCCGCTCTTTTTATAAAATTTTGGTTGGAAGAAGAACGAAGAAATAA
- a CDS encoding T9SS type A sorting domain-containing protein translates to MIRFLLSSLSFLIISICPAQNVTYVKTYGNFQNEVGSKIIEDFDGNYVIAGKRNDTLLLLKTDSSGTQLLLKTFSIDSVEVYDIIQTYDSAYLILGRKNYKCFLLKSDKNGNIVWLKNETFLNNSYSSKVVETTNHHLWITGNNPANSLINCCYGYLCEYTDSGNLINFYSSPAAFGRVYYITMLEDGNFIVPFSQIQNGPPHLGVFKMNTTTSQQLWYKYKPFVAEGGIAVLSNDKNIVMHGSEVSPGRNLLLKMDTAGNTIWNNGFGFLNNSTANLFAQNCDSGFIMCGHDQAYPENLVSDVYMVFINSLGDSISSKFFNFTSDTESRSMIKTKSNNYLITGFSKNSNTGDNDILLIKTDCMGNILHSTEVRKTSLKIYPNPANSSILISADENPIKYLKIIDYKGSEQNIYLKSNEQNQTQITISTAHLPSGIYFLKLFLKDTVLMQKLVVMH, encoded by the coding sequence ATGATTCGTTTTCTATTAAGTAGCCTTTCTTTTCTAATAATATCAATTTGCCCTGCTCAAAATGTTACATATGTTAAAACATATGGTAACTTTCAAAATGAAGTTGGTTCAAAAATAATAGAAGATTTTGACGGAAATTATGTGATAGCCGGAAAACGAAATGATACTTTGCTATTGCTCAAAACCGATAGTAGTGGAACCCAACTGTTATTAAAAACATTTTCAATTGATTCAGTGGAGGTGTATGATATCATTCAAACTTATGACAGCGCCTACCTTATTCTTGGACGAAAAAACTACAAATGTTTTCTTCTAAAATCAGATAAAAACGGAAATATAGTATGGTTAAAAAATGAGACCTTTTTAAATAACTCCTATTCTTCCAAAGTTGTAGAAACTACCAATCATCACTTATGGATAACAGGAAACAATCCGGCTAATTCTTTAATTAATTGTTGTTATGGCTATTTATGCGAATATACTGACAGCGGAAATTTAATTAACTTTTATAGTAGCCCTGCAGCTTTTGGTCGTGTTTATTATATAACAATGTTGGAAGACGGTAATTTTATAGTCCCCTTTTCCCAAATTCAAAATGGACCGCCTCATTTAGGTGTGTTTAAAATGAATACTACAACTTCTCAACAGCTTTGGTATAAATATAAACCCTTTGTGGCCGAGGGTGGAATAGCTGTTTTATCAAATGATAAGAATATAGTAATGCACGGATCTGAGGTTTCACCAGGGCGAAATTTATTGCTAAAAATGGATACTGCCGGCAATACAATTTGGAATAATGGCTTTGGATTCTTAAATAATAGCACAGCCAATCTATTTGCACAAAATTGTGATTCAGGTTTTATTATGTGTGGCCATGATCAGGCTTATCCGGAAAACTTAGTGAGCGATGTTTATATGGTGTTTATAAATTCTTTAGGTGATTCCATTTCTTCTAAATTTTTTAATTTCACTTCCGACACTGAAAGCAGAAGTATGATTAAAACAAAAAGCAATAATTATTTAATTACCGGCTTTTCAAAAAATAGCAACACAGGCGACAACGATATTTTACTTATTAAAACAGATTGCATGGGAAACATTTTGCATTCAACCGAAGTTCGTAAAACATCCTTAAAAATATATCCTAATCCGGCTAACAGTTCAATCCTTATTTCTGCTGACGAAAACCCAATAAAGTACCTGAAAATAATTGATTATAAAGGATCCGAACAAAACATTTACTTAAAAAGCAACGAACAAAATCAAACCCAAATTACTATAAGTACAGCACATTTACCAAGCGGCATTTACTTTTTAAAATTATTCCTTAAGGATACCGTTTTAATGCAAAAGTTAGTTGTTATGCATTAG
- a CDS encoding ankyrin repeat domain-containing protein, which yields MRNLLKVLVTLTILILTQIKSFAGATEDLWTALKGANYPNALAAISAGADVKNLDPAFGTPLNFASCWADEEVVKALIEAKSDVNFIAPANGYNPLTNAAAWGNIDAMKFLIAAGSNVKNKDKFGQPMLASASGSSRLEVLKILVEAGADPSEKYTFSGQKDLSLLNALFVVKEPADKVALLKTIAGSLAKMGVTFPPRITNAQESDFSTVEELGKFIIDKGADANQKNGGWGSILGQACDLEKTGLVKALIYGKADVNYAKGEFGRTPLFYACSKGNAAVLETLLEAKPDLNKLSVTSVDKHYLKLTPLMMASAMGFDACVEKLCMAGADVNLISTKVEHTNEYSGGESYHVKTTFKDTALSFADANDRSSTVTLLKKYGALLPKEVKK from the coding sequence ATGAGAAATCTACTCAAAGTTCTGGTTACCTTAACCATTCTGATCCTAACACAAATAAAATCATTTGCCGGTGCTACCGAAGATTTATGGACTGCCCTTAAAGGTGCAAATTACCCCAATGCTTTAGCAGCTATATCCGCCGGCGCAGATGTAAAAAATTTAGACCCTGCTTTTGGAACACCACTCAATTTTGCTTCTTGTTGGGCAGATGAAGAAGTTGTGAAAGCCTTAATCGAAGCTAAATCAGATGTAAATTTTATCGCACCTGCTAATGGATACAATCCGCTTACTAATGCTGCTGCATGGGGAAACATTGATGCAATGAAATTCTTAATTGCAGCAGGCTCTAATGTAAAAAACAAGGATAAATTTGGGCAACCAATGCTAGCTTCTGCGTCAGGAAGTTCAAGGCTCGAAGTCCTAAAAATATTAGTTGAGGCAGGTGCTGATCCATCTGAAAAATATACGTTTAGCGGACAAAAAGATCTTTCGCTTTTAAATGCGCTTTTTGTGGTGAAAGAGCCGGCCGATAAAGTAGCTTTGTTAAAAACGATTGCAGGATCCCTCGCAAAAATGGGAGTTACTTTTCCACCACGCATCACTAATGCGCAAGAAAGTGATTTTTCAACTGTCGAAGAACTTGGCAAATTCATTATCGATAAAGGTGCGGACGCCAATCAAAAAAATGGCGGCTGGGGAAGCATTCTTGGACAAGCCTGCGATTTAGAGAAAACAGGATTGGTAAAGGCCTTAATTTATGGAAAAGCGGATGTCAATTATGCAAAGGGAGAATTTGGCAGAACCCCCTTATTTTATGCTTGCTCAAAAGGAAATGCTGCTGTTCTGGAAACCTTGTTAGAAGCTAAACCCGATTTGAATAAACTTTCGGTAACGAGTGTTGACAAACACTACCTAAAACTCACTCCGCTCATGATGGCCTCTGCAATGGGATTTGACGCATGTGTTGAAAAATTATGCATGGCCGGTGCCGATGTAAATTTAATCTCCACAAAAGTAGAACATACCAATGAATATTCAGGTGGAGAAAGCTATCATGTTAAAACTACTTTTAAAGACACCGCACTTTCATTTGCAGATGCAAACGATAGAAGCAGCACAGTTACCCTCCTCAAAAAATATGGAGCACTTTTACCAAAAGAAGTAAAAAAGTAA
- a CDS encoding acylneuraminate cytidylyltransferase family protein: MLTALVPIKQESERLKNKNFLDFCGQPMYQIVLDTLQGMNEITNIVIDTDSKLIKEDCSLRYSKAIIIDRPPHLIGNEITMNSIIEYDLSQVQGEYFLQTHVTNPLLTVKTIQASIKNYFDMLSTFDSLLSVQQIKKRAYDYCGNPINHSNEKLEKTQMLPPINIENSNIFLFSRTSFFEAHKSRVGMRPQLFAMSSFESIDIDFEEDFLLAKLIYMNKMQFVF; this comes from the coding sequence ATGTTAACAGCACTAGTTCCAATAAAACAAGAGTCAGAGCGACTTAAAAACAAAAATTTTCTGGATTTTTGCGGACAACCAATGTATCAAATTGTTTTGGATACCTTGCAAGGTATGAATGAAATAACAAATATAGTTATTGATACAGATTCAAAATTAATTAAAGAAGATTGTTCATTACGCTATTCAAAAGCAATTATTATTGATAGACCGCCACATTTAATTGGGAATGAAATAACAATGAATTCGATTATTGAATATGATTTATCTCAAGTGCAAGGTGAATATTTTTTGCAGACTCATGTCACCAATCCCTTGTTAACTGTAAAAACTATTCAAGCTTCAATTAAAAATTATTTTGATATGCTTTCAACCTTTGATTCTTTACTGAGTGTACAACAAATTAAAAAAAGAGCTTATGATTATTGTGGAAATCCTATAAATCACAGTAATGAGAAGTTGGAAAAAACGCAAATGTTGCCTCCAATTAACATTGAAAACTCGAATATTTTTTTATTTAGCAGGACTTCCTTTTTTGAAGCGCACAAGAGTAGGGTTGGCATGCGCCCTCAACTCTTCGCAATGTCAAGTTTCGAAAGCATTGACATTGATTTTGAAGAAGATTTTTTATTGGCAAAATTGATTTACATGAATAAAATGCAATTTGTATTTTAA